Proteins encoded together in one Aminipila butyrica window:
- a CDS encoding DUF6870 family protein, whose translation MEDFDVTQMNLEDLRQVDIRTVNPDSLVDINDIKINTNLPREERIVDFIRQIGNPYCFRCGKVVVKISFKDTDVTMEERMENLLRMI comes from the coding sequence ATGGAAGATTTTGATGTAACACAGATGAATTTAGAAGATTTACGGCAAGTAGACATTCGAACGGTGAACCCGGATTCGTTGGTGGATATTAATGATATAAAGATTAACACAAATCTGCCTAGAGAAGAGCGAATAGTGGATTTTATCCGGCAAATAGGTAATCCATATTGTTTCAGGTGTGGAAAGGTTGTTGTTAAAATCAGTTTTAAGGATACCGATGTCACCATGGAGGAGCGGATGGAAAATCTTTTAAGGATGATATGA
- a CDS encoding tetratricopeptide repeat-containing glycosyltransferase, protein MQKLKICVYAICKNEEKFVDSWVESMKEADLIVVTDTGSTDGTVERLKSHGVMVFEENISPWRFDVARNLSLAHVPDDVDICVCTDLDERFIPGWRVKLESAWQKSENKGPVSRTGRYIYNWSLKEDGSPDIQFHYFKVHERSGFRWKCPVHEYVEYVGKAPLEKIFIEGMVLNHYPDASKSRSSYLPLLELAVKEDSKDNRMRYYLGREYMYAAQWENCITTLNEYLQMPSSNWKDERCAAVRWIAKSFQQLGRISDAYCWYFNAIAEQPEMRDPFVEFARLCMLQKDWAMAYFLAKEALKITEKSSTFVNMGYSWDYTPDDICAISAFYMGIFAEAKTHAEAALQFSPTDERLLNNLRLCSKS, encoded by the coding sequence ATGCAAAAATTAAAAATTTGTGTGTATGCAATATGCAAAAACGAGGAAAAATTTGTAGATTCATGGGTTGAATCCATGAAGGAAGCCGACTTAATTGTTGTTACGGATACCGGGTCAACGGATGGGACCGTTGAGAGGTTAAAGTCTCACGGAGTCATGGTTTTCGAAGAAAATATATCGCCATGGCGATTTGACGTGGCCCGAAATTTATCTCTTGCGCATGTGCCAGATGATGTTGATATATGCGTTTGTACGGATTTAGATGAACGCTTTATTCCTGGCTGGAGAGTGAAACTAGAATCTGCTTGGCAAAAGAGTGAAAATAAGGGTCCAGTAAGCAGAACAGGAAGATATATATATAATTGGAGTTTAAAAGAAGATGGCAGTCCTGATATCCAATTTCATTATTTTAAAGTTCATGAACGATCCGGATTCAGGTGGAAGTGTCCGGTCCATGAATACGTTGAGTATGTGGGCAAAGCACCATTGGAGAAAATTTTTATTGAAGGAATGGTGCTAAATCACTATCCAGATGCCAGTAAATCCCGTAGTTCATACTTGCCTCTCTTGGAACTGGCGGTTAAAGAAGACAGCAAAGATAATCGGATGAGATATTATTTGGGCAGAGAATATATGTATGCTGCTCAATGGGAAAACTGTATTACAACATTAAACGAATACTTGCAAATGCCTTCTTCAAACTGGAAAGATGAACGGTGTGCAGCCGTGCGTTGGATCGCTAAAAGCTTTCAGCAGTTAGGCCGTATATCCGATGCTTATTGTTGGTATTTTAATGCTATTGCTGAGCAGCCTGAGATGCGGGACCCATTTGTTGAATTTGCGCGGCTTTGCATGTTACAGAAAGATTGGGCCATGGCATACTTCCTTGCGAAAGAGGCCTTGAAAATTACAGAGAAATCTAGTACTTTTGTTAATATGGGGTATTCTTGGGATTATACACCTGATGATATTTGTGCCATTTCAGCTTTTTATATGGGAATTTTTGCCGAAGCAAAAACTCATGCTGAAGCCGCATTGCAATTTAGCCCTACAGATGAACGCTTACTAAATAATTTGAGATTATGTAGTAAATCATAG
- a CDS encoding tetratricopeptide repeat-containing glycosyltransferase has protein sequence MNKYKISVYAISKNEEDFVDRWMDAVSEADEVIVLDTGSTDNTVEKLRSRGAKVYEEKIAPWRFDVARNRAMEKVASDADICVSNDIDEVFESGWRKKLEDAWKREHTRAKYMFVWSHNEDNSINKQFPMEKIHRRHGFKWIHPVHEILQYSGLDKEASVWVPGLILHHYPDNTKPRSQYLPLLELSVEEDPTNDRATFWLGREYMYYKKYRESIETLKKHLLLPSATWKEERSASMRFIARCYDELKVETEAISWLFRSIAECPDIREPYLALARLGYKQQNWPLVYAMVQRALAITNSTGSYLTEPESWGYSLYDLGAISTYHLGLLADSKRYAAKALSLSPHDERLKNNLALIEKKIMMLDKEDV, from the coding sequence GTGAATAAATATAAAATTAGTGTTTATGCGATAAGCAAAAATGAAGAAGACTTTGTGGACAGGTGGATGGATGCAGTTTCAGAGGCAGATGAAGTCATCGTTTTAGATACTGGCTCAACGGATAATACGGTGGAAAAACTTCGCAGCCGTGGCGCAAAAGTATATGAAGAAAAAATTGCGCCTTGGCGGTTTGATGTCGCCCGCAATCGTGCCATGGAAAAGGTTGCAAGTGATGCCGATATTTGCGTTTCGAATGATATCGATGAAGTATTTGAAAGTGGTTGGCGAAAGAAGCTTGAAGATGCCTGGAAAAGGGAGCACACGAGAGCCAAATATATGTTTGTTTGGAGCCACAATGAGGATAATTCCATAAACAAGCAGTTTCCCATGGAGAAAATTCATCGGCGGCATGGTTTCAAATGGATTCATCCTGTACACGAGATTTTACAATACAGCGGTTTAGATAAAGAAGCATCTGTTTGGGTACCAGGTTTAATTTTGCATCATTATCCCGACAATACCAAGCCAAGAAGCCAATACTTGCCATTACTTGAACTCTCTGTTGAGGAGGACCCGACAAATGATCGTGCAACTTTTTGGCTGGGCAGAGAATATATGTACTATAAAAAATATAGAGAAAGTATTGAAACCTTAAAAAAGCATCTTTTGCTGCCTTCAGCAACGTGGAAGGAGGAGCGAAGTGCGTCCATGCGATTTATTGCACGATGCTATGATGAATTAAAGGTTGAGACCGAAGCAATTTCTTGGCTTTTTCGTTCCATTGCAGAGTGTCCAGACATTCGCGAACCCTATTTGGCGTTAGCCCGTTTGGGGTATAAACAACAAAATTGGCCATTAGTTTATGCCATGGTTCAAAGAGCTTTAGCGATTACTAATAGCACCGGCAGCTATTTGACAGAACCTGAAAGCTGGGGATACAGCTTGTATGATTTAGGTGCAATCAGCACCTATCATCTCGGCCTTTTGGCAGATTCAAAAAGATATGCTGCTAAGGCACTAAGCTTAAGCCCTCATGATGAGCGATTAAAGAATAATCTGGCGCTTATTGAAAAGAAGATTATGATGCTTGATAAGGAAGATGTATAG
- a CDS encoding collagen-like domain-containing protein, with product MHNNFEDYQEKSCCSDNENCPPGPQGPVGLRGPKGNPGCPGPKGDVGNAGPQGPIGPVGPEGPRGPKGPKGDRGERGDFGCRGPAGPRGEQGPIGPQGPKGVRGDVGPQGDPGCQGPRGPRGNTGPVGPQGIQGIPGPKGDTGPIGPIGLPGPEGPEGPQGAQGIQGPIGPEGPAGPTGLQGPQGPQGCQGLEGPQGIQGAQGPTGDTGPTGPTGAIGPTGPTGPTGPTGPTGPTGPTGPTGPTGPTGPTGPTGPTGPTGPTGPTGPTGPTGPTGDQGPTGDTGPTGDTGPTGDTGPTGDQGAIGDIGPTGDTGPTGDQGPIGDIGPTGDTGPTGDQGAIGDIGPTGDTGPTGDTGPIGDIGPTGDTGPTGDTGPIGDIGPTGDQGPTGDTGPTGDTGPAGAQGIQGIQGIQGPTGDQGEEGPTGPTGDTGPTGDTGPTGANGITPTQSARGSINTSGSTLDMEIDGMIIRVAYVSGTTFNISILPASTPVLIDLRRQSVNSSTITSTPQDNYTLSSTISISPNLNGSSNSITWIWFRIQNPSTLLWNEYEASIFISGSNSRASMWAYLVEANVSY from the coding sequence ATGCACAATAACTTTGAAGACTATCAGGAGAAATCTTGCTGCTCAGATAATGAAAATTGTCCTCCAGGACCGCAGGGGCCGGTAGGTCTAAGAGGTCCGAAGGGAAATCCGGGGTGTCCTGGCCCTAAGGGGGATGTGGGCAACGCTGGCCCTCAAGGACCAATTGGTCCAGTCGGTCCTGAAGGTCCAAGAGGTCCAAAGGGTCCCAAAGGTGACCGAGGTGAAAGAGGAGATTTTGGTTGCCGTGGTCCTGCTGGTCCACGTGGTGAGCAAGGTCCGATCGGGCCACAAGGTCCTAAAGGGGTTCGTGGTGATGTAGGGCCTCAAGGAGATCCTGGCTGTCAAGGGCCAAGAGGCCCAAGAGGGAATACCGGCCCAGTGGGGCCCCAAGGAATTCAAGGTATTCCGGGTCCGAAAGGAGATACCGGTCCGATAGGTCCCATAGGTTTACCAGGGCCGGAAGGGCCGGAAGGTCCCCAGGGTGCGCAAGGAATTCAGGGGCCAATTGGTCCAGAAGGGCCAGCAGGTCCAACCGGGTTGCAAGGTCCACAAGGTCCTCAGGGATGTCAAGGGCTGGAAGGCCCACAGGGGATTCAAGGTGCACAAGGCCCGACAGGAGATACCGGTCCGACCGGCCCGACCGGTGCAATAGGCCCGACCGGCCCAACGGGCCCGACCGGCCCAACTGGCCCGACCGGCCCAACAGGTCCGACAGGTCCAACCGGCCCGACCGGTCCAACCGGTCCGACAGGCCCGACCGGTCCAACCGGTCCGACAGGCCCGACGGGACCAACCGGTCCAACAGGTCCGACAGGCCCGACGGGAGATCAGGGTCCAACAGGAGATACAGGTCCAACGGGAGATACAGGCCCAACGGGAGATACCGGCCCAACGGGAGATCAGGGAGCAATCGGAGATATCGGCCCGACGGGAGATACAGGCCCAACCGGAGACCAAGGACCAATCGGAGACATCGGCCCGACCGGAGATACCGGTCCAACAGGAGATCAGGGAGCAATTGGAGATATCGGCCCGACGGGAGATACCGGTCCAACGGGAGATACAGGCCCAATTGGAGACATCGGCCCGACAGGAGATACCGGTCCAACGGGAGATACAGGCCCAATCGGAGACATCGGCCCGACAGGAGATCAAGGCCCAACAGGAGACACCGGTCCAACAGGAGATACCGGTCCGGCGGGAGCCCAAGGGATACAGGGAATTCAAGGTATTCAAGGGCCGACAGGAGATCAAGGGGAAGAAGGCCCAACCGGCCCGACAGGAGATACCGGCCCAACCGGGGATACCGGACCAACCGGGGCCAATGGTATCACGCCGACACAGTCAGCCCGTGGCAGCATCAATACGTCAGGAAGTACCCTTGACATGGAAATTGATGGTATGATCATCCGAGTAGCGTATGTATCGGGTACAACATTTAACATCTCAATTCTTCCGGCTAGTACACCTGTTCTAATTGATTTAAGACGTCAATCCGTAAACAGTAGTACTATAACGTCGACTCCGCAAGATAACTATACCCTGAGTTCGACAATAAGCATTTCACCAAACCTGAATGGAAGTAGTAATAGTATTACTTGGATTTGGTTTAGGATTCAAAATCCGTCAACGCTTCTCTGGAACGAATATGAGGCAAGTATTTTTATTTCTGGTTCTAACTCAAGAGCGTCAATGTGGGCATATCTTGTGGAGGCAAATGTATCATACTGA
- a CDS encoding collagen-like domain-containing protein encodes MHNNYKDYKESPTKTLKSEDSMICCGCGCFEQAPLPDCEICEPGRPGATGPQGPQGDSGCPGAKGDSGCIGPAGAAGTMGDEGPRGEAGDQGEKGERGDRGYPGPQGPRGLQGQRGLTGDSGVRGDVGPIGEPGYEGPTGPRGNNGAAGPQGIAGITGPQGDNGPAGPRGSIGPTGLLGPGGSQGQVGLLGPRGIAGPEGPIGVQGSQGCQGPEGQQGEQGDIGETGPLGYLGFTGPIGPLGSIGPTGIQGPTGIQGPTGDQGPTGDTGPTGDTGPTGSLGYTGPTGDQGPTGDTGPTGDQGPTGDQGPTGDQGPTGDQGPTGIQGPTGDQGPTGDHGPTGIQGPTGDQGPTGDQGPTGDQGPTGDTGPTGDQGPTGDQGPTGDTGPTGDQGPTGDQGPTGDTGPTGDQGPTGDTGPTGEQGPAGIQGLQGIEGDTGIQGVIGEEGYLGWSGSAGSAGIVGRSGQEPYLILDGNLEASGSSMQGTIGNVIVSVVYDGADAVDMRLAPASVPLTVDYKRLSFWDASGIESSFNNGYNLSASTSIDGLIFSSSREMHRVWLRQRDPVTLLWSLFEIHLFSSDTKRRTTASAYLIEDNVSY; translated from the coding sequence ATGCACAATAACTATAAAGACTACAAAGAAAGTCCTACAAAAACTTTGAAATCAGAAGATAGTATGATTTGTTGTGGCTGCGGTTGTTTCGAGCAAGCACCACTCCCTGATTGTGAAATTTGTGAGCCAGGTCGACCTGGAGCAACCGGACCGCAAGGGCCGCAAGGGGATTCAGGCTGCCCTGGAGCAAAAGGCGATTCGGGGTGCATTGGCCCAGCAGGAGCTGCGGGAACTATGGGCGACGAAGGCCCTCGGGGCGAGGCTGGAGATCAAGGCGAAAAAGGTGAACGCGGGGATCGTGGTTATCCAGGGCCACAAGGACCAAGAGGTCTTCAGGGCCAAAGGGGGCTAACTGGTGATTCTGGTGTTCGAGGGGATGTAGGACCAATAGGTGAGCCGGGATATGAAGGCCCAACTGGTCCGAGAGGGAATAATGGTGCTGCTGGGCCGCAAGGTATCGCAGGTATAACCGGGCCCCAAGGGGATAATGGTCCAGCAGGCCCACGAGGCAGTATTGGTCCTACCGGTTTATTAGGTCCTGGAGGGTCGCAAGGGCAAGTAGGCTTATTAGGACCACGAGGTATCGCTGGCCCAGAAGGGCCAATTGGTGTTCAAGGTTCTCAAGGATGTCAAGGACCAGAGGGTCAACAGGGCGAGCAAGGGGATATAGGAGAGACCGGACCTCTCGGATATCTTGGCTTTACAGGCCCTATTGGTCCTTTAGGTTCTATTGGACCAACTGGAATTCAAGGCCCAACCGGAATCCAAGGCCCAACGGGAGATCAAGGTCCAACCGGAGATACAGGTCCAACCGGAGATACAGGCCCAACGGGGTCTTTAGGATATACAGGCCCAACTGGAGATCAAGGTCCAACGGGAGATACTGGTCCAACTGGAGATCAGGGTCCAACGGGAGATCAGGGCCCAACGGGAGACCAAGGCCCAACCGGAGACCAAGGTCCAACCGGAATTCAAGGTCCAACCGGAGATCAGGGTCCGACGGGAGACCACGGCCCAACCGGAATCCAAGGCCCAACCGGAGACCAAGGTCCAACCGGAGACCAAGGTCCAACCGGAGATCAGGGCCCAACCGGAGATACTGGTCCAACTGGAGATCAGGGCCCAACGGGAGATCAGGGTCCAACAGGAGATACAGGTCCAACTGGAGACCAAGGTCCAACCGGAGATCAGGGTCCAACAGGAGATACTGGTCCAACGGGAGATCAAGGCCCAACTGGAGATACGGGCCCAACAGGAGAACAAGGTCCCGCAGGAATTCAAGGGCTGCAAGGCATTGAGGGAGATACAGGTATTCAAGGAGTAATTGGCGAAGAGGGGTATCTCGGTTGGTCTGGCAGTGCGGGAAGCGCAGGTATTGTTGGCAGAAGTGGGCAAGAGCCCTATTTAATACTTGATGGAAACCTGGAGGCTTCAGGAAGCAGTATGCAGGGGACTATTGGCAATGTTATCGTAAGTGTAGTATACGATGGCGCGGATGCGGTCGATATGAGATTAGCACCTGCAAGCGTACCTCTGACCGTTGATTATAAGCGACTTAGTTTTTGGGATGCAAGTGGGATAGAGTCGTCCTTTAACAATGGATATAACCTTTCGGCATCAACAAGTATCGATGGTTTGATATTTTCATCATCCCGTGAGATGCATCGGGTTTGGTTAAGGCAAAGGGATCCAGTAACTTTATTATGGTCACTCTTTGAGATCCATTTATTTTCTTCTGATACAAAACGGAGAACTACCGCATCAGCTTATTTAATTGAAGACAATGTATCCTATTAA
- a CDS encoding collagen-like protein, whose product MSNCCCGTGQPGPPGPPGPAGPMGPQGVQGQPGPAGAQGPAGPAGAQGQPGVPGEAGPQGNPGPAGAPGPAGPQGDPGVPGADGPQGSPGPAGAQGPAGPAGAQGDPGELGPAGPQGEAGPAGLQGPAGPAGAQGDPGALGPAGPQGEAGPAGLQGPAGPAGAQGDPGALGPTGPQGEAGPAGLQGPAGPAGAQGIPGEAGEPGEAGPQGDPGPAGAQGPAGPAGAQGAPGVPGEAGPQGVPGPAGAQGASVIIRLSKCFLFYQSVGRSRPLKKRNR is encoded by the coding sequence ATGAGCAATTGTTGCTGTGGTACAGGGCAGCCAGGGCCTCCCGGTCCTCCGGGACCAGCAGGTCCTATGGGTCCTCAGGGGGTACAGGGGCAGCCGGGTCCAGCAGGAGCTCAAGGTCCAGCGGGTCCAGCAGGAGCTCAGGGACAACCGGGGGTGCCGGGTGAAGCTGGCCCTCAAGGAAATCCAGGTCCGGCAGGAGCTCCGGGCCCAGCGGGACCACAGGGAGACCCGGGGGTACCGGGAGCAGATGGCCCACAAGGAAGCCCAGGTCCAGCGGGAGCTCAGGGGCCAGCCGGCCCAGCCGGTGCGCAAGGCGATCCGGGCGAGTTAGGCCCAGCAGGTCCACAAGGTGAAGCGGGTCCAGCAGGATTACAAGGTCCGGCGGGTCCAGCCGGTGCACAAGGAGATCCAGGAGCGCTAGGCCCAGCAGGTCCACAAGGTGAAGCGGGTCCAGCAGGATTACAAGGCCCGGCGGGTCCAGCCGGTGCACAAGGAGACCCAGGAGCGCTAGGTCCAACCGGCCCACAAGGTGAAGCGGGTCCAGCAGGATTACAGGGTCCAGCGGGTCCAGCCGGTGCACAGGGAATCCCAGGAGAAGCGGGCGAGCCAGGAGAAGCCGGTCCACAAGGAGATCCAGGTCCGGCGGGAGCTCAAGGTCCAGCGGGTCCAGCCGGTGCACAAGGGGCGCCGGGTGTGCCAGGTGAAGCGGGTCCGCAAGGTGTGCCAGGTCCGGCGGGAGCTCAGGGAGCCTCTGTTATAATTAGACTAAGTAAATGCTTTCTTTTTTATCAATCTGTCGGGAGGTCTCGTCCACTTAAAAAACGTAATCGTTAA
- a CDS encoding DUF421 domain-containing protein, which yields MAIILIRTMVLYLMVLFSIRIMGKSELSKLSPFQLVVLFMIAELAALPIEDTNLSLINGTTAIFTLLFLQVSISLLSLKWEWFKNFISGKPSILIEDGIINEGELKKLRININDLTEQLRLKNSPSLADVAYAVIESNGDLSVIPKPDKKPLTPSDMGIVKPKEILPLVLICDGCLYKSNLLKIGWDEEYLKSALLAMKILSYKEVLMAFCDEKKELHVYQSSKDGKISVEVVG from the coding sequence TTGGCGATTATCTTAATAAGAACAATGGTTTTATACTTAATGGTGCTCTTTTCAATCCGCATCATGGGAAAATCAGAGCTTTCCAAGCTCTCTCCTTTTCAATTAGTGGTACTCTTCATGATTGCCGAACTGGCTGCGTTGCCGATTGAGGATACCAATCTTTCACTGATTAACGGAACTACAGCCATCTTTACCCTGCTTTTCCTGCAAGTGAGCATCTCACTTTTATCCCTGAAATGGGAATGGTTTAAAAACTTCATTAGCGGCAAACCCAGTATATTAATAGAAGATGGTATCATCAATGAAGGAGAATTAAAAAAGCTGCGCATTAATATAAACGACTTAACAGAGCAATTGCGCCTAAAAAATTCTCCCTCTCTAGCGGATGTAGCTTATGCCGTTATTGAATCAAATGGCGACTTGTCCGTTATTCCTAAGCCGGACAAAAAACCTTTGACGCCCAGTGATATGGGAATCGTCAAACCAAAGGAAATATTGCCCTTAGTGCTTATCTGTGACGGCTGCTTATATAAAAGTAACTTACTCAAAATAGGCTGGGATGAGGAATATTTAAAATCTGCTCTGCTTGCGATGAAAATTTTATCCTATAAAGAGGTGCTGATGGCTTTTTGTGATGAAAAGAAAGAGCTCCATGTGTATCAGTCATCAAAAGATGGAAAGATTTCTGTGGAGGTGGTTGGATGA
- a CDS encoding DUF4363 family protein — protein sequence MRSFLISLGCLLVLAGSWLVYTNYSDEKIHEFNDRIETVIIEEVKSDRWQQAEEHLDKLEDDWHQYKKVACLFFSTNELNDIDYSFAKSKYYIKAEDLSNSSGELSYLKEQMRFLHANQEITIANLF from the coding sequence ATGAGGTCTTTTCTTATTTCCTTAGGCTGCCTTTTAGTCCTGGCTGGTTCTTGGCTGGTTTATACGAATTATTCCGACGAGAAGATCCACGAATTCAATGATAGAATTGAGACCGTTATTATAGAAGAAGTGAAAAGTGACCGCTGGCAGCAAGCAGAAGAACATCTTGACAAGTTAGAGGATGATTGGCATCAGTACAAAAAAGTTGCTTGCTTGTTTTTTAGTACTAACGAACTCAACGACATTGACTATTCTTTTGCGAAGAGCAAATATTATATCAAAGCAGAAGATCTTTCTAATTCCTCTGGGGAGCTGTCCTACTTAAAAGAACAGATGAGGTTTCTCCATGCCAATCAAGAAATCACCATAGCCAATCTTTTTTGA
- a CDS encoding folate family ECF transporter S component gives MRKDSRIRQIVLMGLFIALEVILTRFCSINTPIVRIGFGFLPVAMLGILFGPLWAGICYALGDFIGMMLFPSGTYFPGFTLTAFLTGLTYGLLLHKKNITYPRAFLAAVAVCCLWNLCLDTYWLYLMTGKGIMVLLPARLIKVAIAIPIQTLLVPLIWNKYLKNIIY, from the coding sequence ATGCGAAAGGACTCAAGGATCAGACAAATCGTCCTCATGGGCCTGTTTATTGCGCTGGAAGTGATTTTAACTCGCTTCTGCTCCATAAACACCCCAATCGTGCGAATCGGTTTCGGATTTCTTCCTGTAGCCATGCTCGGGATTCTTTTCGGCCCTCTCTGGGCGGGAATATGCTATGCCTTAGGTGATTTCATTGGCATGATGCTCTTCCCCTCCGGCACGTACTTTCCGGGCTTCACCCTGACAGCGTTTCTCACAGGTCTCACCTACGGCCTGTTGCTGCACAAAAAGAATATTACATATCCACGAGCTTTTCTGGCAGCAGTTGCCGTGTGTTGTCTCTGGAACTTATGCCTAGATACCTACTGGCTGTACTTAATGACCGGAAAAGGTATCATGGTCCTGCTTCCAGCCAGATTGATTAAAGTGGCTATTGCCATACCGATTCAAACGCTTTTAGTTCCGTTAATATGGAACAAATATTTAAAAAATATCATCTATTGA
- a CDS encoding RNA-binding S4 domain-containing protein, with translation MRIDKFLKNSRLIKRRTIAKEACDQERITINDKVAKAGSEVKPGDIIHIQFGNSSIKARVLVLSESCKKEDAATMYEIIQ, from the coding sequence ATGAGAATTGATAAGTTTTTGAAAAATTCCCGATTGATAAAAAGAAGAACCATTGCCAAAGAAGCTTGTGACCAGGAACGGATCACAATCAATGATAAAGTCGCAAAGGCCGGCAGTGAAGTCAAGCCTGGTGACATTATTCATATCCAATTTGGCAACAGTTCTATAAAAGCTAGGGTGTTGGTGTTATCAGAATCCTGTAAAAAAGAAGATGCTGCCACCATGTATGAGATTATTCAATAG
- a CDS encoding alpha/beta fold hydrolase, producing MGYYVDAGKNVKIYVEDLNPTGEQVILFIHGWPGDHNLFEYQFDQLPKSGFRCIGVDTRGFGNSDKPWTGYDYDTLADDIRAVIDALGLEQITLAGHSTGGAIAIRYMARHKGHGVSKLALFAAAAPSLIKRPDFPYGVDKSTIDQIIQGTYNDRPNMLNDFGNIFFFQHITQPFADWFFQLGLKAAGWATAAIANTWINEVLFADLEAIKVPTLIIHGVHDKVVPVQLGQIQNKMIKDSTFIPFYYSGHGAFYDQKDKFNEELIRFVNE from the coding sequence GTGGGATATTATGTTGATGCCGGAAAAAATGTGAAGATTTATGTAGAGGATCTTAACCCAACAGGAGAACAGGTTATTTTGTTTATACATGGCTGGCCTGGAGATCATAATTTGTTTGAATATCAGTTTGATCAGCTGCCAAAGAGTGGATTTAGATGTATAGGGGTGGATACAAGGGGATTTGGCAATTCAGATAAACCTTGGACGGGATATGATTATGATACGTTAGCTGATGATATCCGAGCGGTGATTGATGCCCTAGGATTGGAGCAGATTACATTAGCGGGTCATTCTACCGGCGGAGCAATTGCTATACGTTATATGGCCCGGCATAAAGGGCACGGAGTATCCAAGCTTGCTCTTTTTGCAGCAGCAGCTCCTAGCCTGATTAAGCGCCCTGATTTCCCTTACGGAGTAGATAAATCAACGATTGATCAAATCATTCAAGGAACCTATAATGATCGGCCTAATATGCTCAATGATTTTGGCAACATTTTTTTCTTCCAACATATTACACAGCCGTTTGCCGACTGGTTTTTTCAGCTGGGTCTAAAAGCTGCTGGATGGGCCACGGCAGCTATTGCTAACACTTGGATTAATGAAGTCCTCTTTGCGGATTTAGAGGCAATAAAAGTACCGACCTTAATTATTCACGGCGTGCACGATAAGGTCGTTCCCGTTCAGCTTGGCCAAATACAAAATAAGATGATTAAAGATTCCACCTTTATACCATTTTATTATAGCGGGCACGGAGCCTTCTACGACCAGAAGGATAAATTCAATGAAGAGTTAATCCGCTTTGTGAATGAATAA
- a CDS encoding HU family DNA-binding protein produces the protein MNKAELVASVAEKTGFTKKDAETAVNAFVASVEEALVKDEKVQLIGFGTFETRQRKARQGRNPRKPGETIEIAAAKAPVFKAGKALKDAVNK, from the coding sequence ATGAACAAAGCTGAGTTAGTTGCTAGCGTAGCAGAAAAAACAGGTTTTACAAAGAAGGATGCTGAAACAGCAGTAAACGCATTTGTTGCAAGTGTTGAAGAAGCATTAGTAAAGGATGAAAAAGTACAGTTGATTGGATTCGGTACTTTTGAGACTCGTCAGAGAAAGGCTAGACAGGGAAGAAATCCTAGAAAGCCTGGAGAAACTATTGAAATCGCTGCAGCAAAAGCTCCTGTATTTAAAGCTGGCAAGGCACTGAAAGACGCTGTAAACAAATAA